The following proteins are co-located in the Eleginops maclovinus isolate JMC-PN-2008 ecotype Puerto Natales chromosome 1, JC_Emac_rtc_rv5, whole genome shotgun sequence genome:
- the LOC134861770 gene encoding uncharacterized protein LOC134861770 isoform X4: MSTNAGDGASGSHGDNILQSARRLVQLLSSSGQGAASGGVTNQHNREQRQTESLQTEMTRSFPGIFTRGRGKRRFPTASPVPAKRSKPLDVVFYLLPKQCEKTPKEQEQLVHMRAGLGRRTARLDESTTHEELCDALKVLFPKLGTVTGGWLLCRSSGGWGSRLSLVAPDDTGYTGMMLKSGTRGAKNLLIAPIQEELSTNPLPLTDEAFNNMPKAACQKCEVAVPLPLLIEHIKTCNVIDVDSEDNLANVDISLPEERKSDMQECPVCTNMFPTDFIEVHASSCVERAGKEVMHESTVIEEEQAAMPGPSRSSAAVEDGWLTVSDPTKAISQCAESFRRIHEAKSPLLLSMDIRESPAEQDMALVSFYKRPNVEWGRPLNCRLEGDTAIGHGVTRFFFSTCMEKLRPGFASILLEGGSTLSDKDKQSVQDLAYAWDLPSLTDNNRRWLFEKLLIHAVLLQRITWPREDDNDDEDCSVETKCRMSGYLRQFIANATPTELTNLVKFWTGWEVLQLSLSLEVVEGRYLTASTCFETLRIPGHYKDYMSFKHDILACICTCHTGFGLV; encoded by the exons ATGTCTACCAACGCGGGAGATGGTGCTTCG GGCAGTCATGGTGATAACATTTTGCAATCAGCCCGCCGCTTAGTTCAATTACTCAGTTCGTCTGGTCAAGGTGCAGCCAGTGGTGGCGTCACAAATCAACATAACAG agaacagagacagacagaatcACTTCAAACAGAAATGACCAG GTCCTTTCCAGGTATTTTCACCAGGGGCAGAGGGAAGAGGCGCTTTCCCACAGCAAGTCCTGTTCCTGCCAAGAGATCTAAACCATTGGATGTGGTTTTCTATTTGTTGCCAAAGCAATgtgaaaaaaccccaaaagagcAGGAACAATTAGTCCATATGCGTGCAGGACTGGGCCGTAGGACTGCTCGTTTAGATGAAAGCACAACACATGAAGAG TTATGTGATGCCCTCAAAGTTTTATTCCCAAAATTGGGAACAGTTACTGGTGGATGGCTGCTATGCAGATCTTCAG GTGGATGGGGTAGCCGACTGTCTCTTGTGGCTCCCGATGATACTGGCTATACAGGCATGATGTTGAAGTCTGGAACTCGTGGGGCTAAAAATCTACTCATAGCCCCAATTCAAGAAGAACTGAGTACAAATCCCCTACCACTAACTGATGAAGCATTCAACAACATGCCAAAAGCCGCATGCCAGAAGTGTGAAGTTGCTGTTCCCCTTCCGCTCCTGATAGAACACATCAAGACTTGTAATGTCATAGATGTTGACAGTGAAGATAACCTGGCTAATGTGGATATCAGTCTGCctgaagagagaaaat CAGATATGCAGGAATGTCCTGTCTGCACAAATATGTTTCCTACTGATTTCATCGAGGTACATGCTTCCTCATGTGTTGAAAG GGCAGGAAAAGAGGTGATGCATGAAAGCACTGTAATTGAGGAAGAGCAAGCAGCAATGCCTGGACCATCCAGAAGTTCTGCAGCTGTTGAAGATG GCTGGTTAACTGTCAGTGACCCCACCAAGGCCATATCTCAGTGTGCTGAAAGTTTTCGACGTATTCATGAAGCAAAGAGTCCCTTACTTCTCAGCATGGACATAAGAGAAAGCCCTGCTGAGCAGGACATGGCACTTGTCTCCTTCTATAAGCGACCTAATGTGGAGTGGGGACGACCCCTGAATTGCAGACTTGAAG GAGATACTGCTATTGGACATGGTGTAACTAGGTTCTTTTTCTCCACATGCATGGAGAAGCTGAGGCCAGGCTTTGCATCAATTTTG CTTGAGGGGGGATCCACACTGTCAGATAAGGATAAACAAAGTGTCCAGGACTTGGCCTATGCGTGGGACCTCCCTTCCCTAACTGACAACAACAGGAGGTGGCTTTTTGAAAAGCTATTGATACACGCA GTACTTCTTCAGCGCATCACATGGCCTCGTGAGGATGACAACGATGATGAGGACTGTTCAGTTGAAACCAAATGCCGCATGTCAGGGTATCTACGACAGTTCATAGCTAATG CAACACCAACTGAATTGACCAACCTGGTCAAATTCTGGACCGGATGGGAGGTCCTACAACTGAGCCTCTCTCTGGAAGTCGTCGAGGGAAGATACCTAACAGCCTCCACCTGCTTTGAGACCTTGCGCATCCCAGGGCATTACAAGGACTACATGTCTTTTAAACATGACATCCTGGCATGTATTTGCACTTGCCATACAGGATTTGGTCTTGTCTGA
- the LOC134861770 gene encoding uncharacterized protein LOC134861770 isoform X1 has translation MSTNAGDGASGSHGDNILQSARRLVQLLSSSGQGAASGGVTNQHNREQRQTESLQTEMTRSFPGIFTRGRGKRRFPTASPVPAKRSKPLDVVFYLLPKQCEKTPKEQEQLVHMRAGLGRRTARLDESTTHEELCDALKVLFPKLGTVTGGWLLCRSSGGWGSRLSLVAPDDTGYTGMMLKSGTRGAKNLLIAPIQEELSTNPLPLTDEAFNNMPKAACQKCEVAVPLPLLIEHIKTCNVIDVDSEDNLANVDISLPEERKSDMQECPVCTNMFPTDFIEVHASSCVERAGKEVMHESTVIEEEQAAMPGPSRSSAAVEDGWLTVSDPTKAISQCAESFRRIHEAKSPLLLSMDIRESPAEQDMALVSFYKRPNVEWGRPLNCRLEGDTAIGHGVTRFFFSTCMEKLRPGFASILLEGGSTLSDKDKQSVQDLAYAWDLPSLTDNNRRWLFEKLLIHAVIGRVTRQIKQLRRGIKETPMWTLVTQRPDTVALLFPKDTAGNVSAEVLLQRITWPREDDNDDEDCSVETKCRMSGYLRQFIANATPTELTNLVKFWTGWEVLQLSLSLEVVEGRYLTASTCFETLRIPGHYKDYMSFKHDILACICTCHTGFGLV, from the exons ATGTCTACCAACGCGGGAGATGGTGCTTCG GGCAGTCATGGTGATAACATTTTGCAATCAGCCCGCCGCTTAGTTCAATTACTCAGTTCGTCTGGTCAAGGTGCAGCCAGTGGTGGCGTCACAAATCAACATAACAG agaacagagacagacagaatcACTTCAAACAGAAATGACCAG GTCCTTTCCAGGTATTTTCACCAGGGGCAGAGGGAAGAGGCGCTTTCCCACAGCAAGTCCTGTTCCTGCCAAGAGATCTAAACCATTGGATGTGGTTTTCTATTTGTTGCCAAAGCAATgtgaaaaaaccccaaaagagcAGGAACAATTAGTCCATATGCGTGCAGGACTGGGCCGTAGGACTGCTCGTTTAGATGAAAGCACAACACATGAAGAG TTATGTGATGCCCTCAAAGTTTTATTCCCAAAATTGGGAACAGTTACTGGTGGATGGCTGCTATGCAGATCTTCAG GTGGATGGGGTAGCCGACTGTCTCTTGTGGCTCCCGATGATACTGGCTATACAGGCATGATGTTGAAGTCTGGAACTCGTGGGGCTAAAAATCTACTCATAGCCCCAATTCAAGAAGAACTGAGTACAAATCCCCTACCACTAACTGATGAAGCATTCAACAACATGCCAAAAGCCGCATGCCAGAAGTGTGAAGTTGCTGTTCCCCTTCCGCTCCTGATAGAACACATCAAGACTTGTAATGTCATAGATGTTGACAGTGAAGATAACCTGGCTAATGTGGATATCAGTCTGCctgaagagagaaaat CAGATATGCAGGAATGTCCTGTCTGCACAAATATGTTTCCTACTGATTTCATCGAGGTACATGCTTCCTCATGTGTTGAAAG GGCAGGAAAAGAGGTGATGCATGAAAGCACTGTAATTGAGGAAGAGCAAGCAGCAATGCCTGGACCATCCAGAAGTTCTGCAGCTGTTGAAGATG GCTGGTTAACTGTCAGTGACCCCACCAAGGCCATATCTCAGTGTGCTGAAAGTTTTCGACGTATTCATGAAGCAAAGAGTCCCTTACTTCTCAGCATGGACATAAGAGAAAGCCCTGCTGAGCAGGACATGGCACTTGTCTCCTTCTATAAGCGACCTAATGTGGAGTGGGGACGACCCCTGAATTGCAGACTTGAAG GAGATACTGCTATTGGACATGGTGTAACTAGGTTCTTTTTCTCCACATGCATGGAGAAGCTGAGGCCAGGCTTTGCATCAATTTTG CTTGAGGGGGGATCCACACTGTCAGATAAGGATAAACAAAGTGTCCAGGACTTGGCCTATGCGTGGGACCTCCCTTCCCTAACTGACAACAACAGGAGGTGGCTTTTTGAAAAGCTATTGATACACGCA GTAATAGGACGTGTCACGAGGCAAATTAAGCAGCTGAGGCGAGGTATTAAAGAAACCCCTATGTGGACACTGGTGACCCAAAGACCTGACACAGTGGCCTTGCTTTTTCCTAAAGACACGGCGGGGAATGTCAGCGCTGAG GTACTTCTTCAGCGCATCACATGGCCTCGTGAGGATGACAACGATGATGAGGACTGTTCAGTTGAAACCAAATGCCGCATGTCAGGGTATCTACGACAGTTCATAGCTAATG CAACACCAACTGAATTGACCAACCTGGTCAAATTCTGGACCGGATGGGAGGTCCTACAACTGAGCCTCTCTCTGGAAGTCGTCGAGGGAAGATACCTAACAGCCTCCACCTGCTTTGAGACCTTGCGCATCCCAGGGCATTACAAGGACTACATGTCTTTTAAACATGACATCCTGGCATGTATTTGCACTTGCCATACAGGATTTGGTCTTGTCTGA
- the LOC134861770 gene encoding uncharacterized protein LOC134861770 isoform X3, whose protein sequence is MSTNAGDGASGSHGDNILQSARRLVQLLSSSGQGAASGGVTNQHNREQRQTESLQTEMTRSFPGIFTRGRGKRRFPTASPVPAKRSKPLDVVFYLLPKQCEKTPKEQEQLVHMRAGLGRRTARLDESTTHEELCDALKVLFPKLGTVTGGWLLCRSSGGWGSRLSLVAPDDTGYTGMMLKSGTRGAKNLLIAPIQEELSTNPLPLTDEAFNNMPKAACQKCEVAVPLPLLIEHIKTCNVIDVDSEDNLANVDISLPEERKSDMQECPVCTNMFPTDFIEVHASSCVERAGKEVMHESTVIEEEQAAMPGPSRSSAAVEDGWLTVSDPTKAISQCAESFRRIHEAKSPLLLSMDIRESPAEQDMALVSFYKRPNVEWGRPLNCRLEGDTAIGHGVTRFFFSTCMEKLRPGFASILVIGRVTRQIKQLRRGIKETPMWTLVTQRPDTVALLFPKDTAGNVSAEVLLQRITWPREDDNDDEDCSVETKCRMSGYLRQFIANATPTELTNLVKFWTGWEVLQLSLSLEVVEGRYLTASTCFETLRIPGHYKDYMSFKHDILACICTCHTGFGLV, encoded by the exons ATGTCTACCAACGCGGGAGATGGTGCTTCG GGCAGTCATGGTGATAACATTTTGCAATCAGCCCGCCGCTTAGTTCAATTACTCAGTTCGTCTGGTCAAGGTGCAGCCAGTGGTGGCGTCACAAATCAACATAACAG agaacagagacagacagaatcACTTCAAACAGAAATGACCAG GTCCTTTCCAGGTATTTTCACCAGGGGCAGAGGGAAGAGGCGCTTTCCCACAGCAAGTCCTGTTCCTGCCAAGAGATCTAAACCATTGGATGTGGTTTTCTATTTGTTGCCAAAGCAATgtgaaaaaaccccaaaagagcAGGAACAATTAGTCCATATGCGTGCAGGACTGGGCCGTAGGACTGCTCGTTTAGATGAAAGCACAACACATGAAGAG TTATGTGATGCCCTCAAAGTTTTATTCCCAAAATTGGGAACAGTTACTGGTGGATGGCTGCTATGCAGATCTTCAG GTGGATGGGGTAGCCGACTGTCTCTTGTGGCTCCCGATGATACTGGCTATACAGGCATGATGTTGAAGTCTGGAACTCGTGGGGCTAAAAATCTACTCATAGCCCCAATTCAAGAAGAACTGAGTACAAATCCCCTACCACTAACTGATGAAGCATTCAACAACATGCCAAAAGCCGCATGCCAGAAGTGTGAAGTTGCTGTTCCCCTTCCGCTCCTGATAGAACACATCAAGACTTGTAATGTCATAGATGTTGACAGTGAAGATAACCTGGCTAATGTGGATATCAGTCTGCctgaagagagaaaat CAGATATGCAGGAATGTCCTGTCTGCACAAATATGTTTCCTACTGATTTCATCGAGGTACATGCTTCCTCATGTGTTGAAAG GGCAGGAAAAGAGGTGATGCATGAAAGCACTGTAATTGAGGAAGAGCAAGCAGCAATGCCTGGACCATCCAGAAGTTCTGCAGCTGTTGAAGATG GCTGGTTAACTGTCAGTGACCCCACCAAGGCCATATCTCAGTGTGCTGAAAGTTTTCGACGTATTCATGAAGCAAAGAGTCCCTTACTTCTCAGCATGGACATAAGAGAAAGCCCTGCTGAGCAGGACATGGCACTTGTCTCCTTCTATAAGCGACCTAATGTGGAGTGGGGACGACCCCTGAATTGCAGACTTGAAG GAGATACTGCTATTGGACATGGTGTAACTAGGTTCTTTTTCTCCACATGCATGGAGAAGCTGAGGCCAGGCTTTGCATCAATTTTG GTAATAGGACGTGTCACGAGGCAAATTAAGCAGCTGAGGCGAGGTATTAAAGAAACCCCTATGTGGACACTGGTGACCCAAAGACCTGACACAGTGGCCTTGCTTTTTCCTAAAGACACGGCGGGGAATGTCAGCGCTGAG GTACTTCTTCAGCGCATCACATGGCCTCGTGAGGATGACAACGATGATGAGGACTGTTCAGTTGAAACCAAATGCCGCATGTCAGGGTATCTACGACAGTTCATAGCTAATG CAACACCAACTGAATTGACCAACCTGGTCAAATTCTGGACCGGATGGGAGGTCCTACAACTGAGCCTCTCTCTGGAAGTCGTCGAGGGAAGATACCTAACAGCCTCCACCTGCTTTGAGACCTTGCGCATCCCAGGGCATTACAAGGACTACATGTCTTTTAAACATGACATCCTGGCATGTATTTGCACTTGCCATACAGGATTTGGTCTTGTCTGA
- the LOC134861770 gene encoding uncharacterized protein LOC134861770 isoform X7, which produces MSTNAGDGASGSHGDNILQSARRLVQLLSSSGQGAASGGVTNQHNREQRQTESLQTEMTRSFPGIFTRGRGKRRFPTASPVPAKRSKPLDVVFYLLPKQCEKTPKEQEQLVHMRAGLGRRTARLDESTTHEELCDALKVLFPKLGTVTGGWLLCRSSGGWGSRLSLVAPDDTGYTGMMLKSGTRGAKNLLIAPIQEELSTNPLPLTDEAFNNMPKAACQKCEVAVPLPLLIEHIKTCNVIDVDSEDNLANVDISLPEERKSDMQECPVCTNMFPTDFIEVHASSCVERAGKEVMHESTVIEEEQAAMPGPSRSSAAVEDGWLTVSDPTKAISQCAESFRRIHEAKSPLLLSMDIRESPAEQDMALVSFYKRPNVEWGRPLNCRLEGDTAIGHGVTRFFFSTCMEKLRPGFASILVLLQRITWPREDDNDDEDCSVETKCRMSGYLRQFIANATPTELTNLVKFWTGWEVLQLSLSLEVVEGRYLTASTCFETLRIPGHYKDYMSFKHDILACICTCHTGFGLV; this is translated from the exons ATGTCTACCAACGCGGGAGATGGTGCTTCG GGCAGTCATGGTGATAACATTTTGCAATCAGCCCGCCGCTTAGTTCAATTACTCAGTTCGTCTGGTCAAGGTGCAGCCAGTGGTGGCGTCACAAATCAACATAACAG agaacagagacagacagaatcACTTCAAACAGAAATGACCAG GTCCTTTCCAGGTATTTTCACCAGGGGCAGAGGGAAGAGGCGCTTTCCCACAGCAAGTCCTGTTCCTGCCAAGAGATCTAAACCATTGGATGTGGTTTTCTATTTGTTGCCAAAGCAATgtgaaaaaaccccaaaagagcAGGAACAATTAGTCCATATGCGTGCAGGACTGGGCCGTAGGACTGCTCGTTTAGATGAAAGCACAACACATGAAGAG TTATGTGATGCCCTCAAAGTTTTATTCCCAAAATTGGGAACAGTTACTGGTGGATGGCTGCTATGCAGATCTTCAG GTGGATGGGGTAGCCGACTGTCTCTTGTGGCTCCCGATGATACTGGCTATACAGGCATGATGTTGAAGTCTGGAACTCGTGGGGCTAAAAATCTACTCATAGCCCCAATTCAAGAAGAACTGAGTACAAATCCCCTACCACTAACTGATGAAGCATTCAACAACATGCCAAAAGCCGCATGCCAGAAGTGTGAAGTTGCTGTTCCCCTTCCGCTCCTGATAGAACACATCAAGACTTGTAATGTCATAGATGTTGACAGTGAAGATAACCTGGCTAATGTGGATATCAGTCTGCctgaagagagaaaat CAGATATGCAGGAATGTCCTGTCTGCACAAATATGTTTCCTACTGATTTCATCGAGGTACATGCTTCCTCATGTGTTGAAAG GGCAGGAAAAGAGGTGATGCATGAAAGCACTGTAATTGAGGAAGAGCAAGCAGCAATGCCTGGACCATCCAGAAGTTCTGCAGCTGTTGAAGATG GCTGGTTAACTGTCAGTGACCCCACCAAGGCCATATCTCAGTGTGCTGAAAGTTTTCGACGTATTCATGAAGCAAAGAGTCCCTTACTTCTCAGCATGGACATAAGAGAAAGCCCTGCTGAGCAGGACATGGCACTTGTCTCCTTCTATAAGCGACCTAATGTGGAGTGGGGACGACCCCTGAATTGCAGACTTGAAG GAGATACTGCTATTGGACATGGTGTAACTAGGTTCTTTTTCTCCACATGCATGGAGAAGCTGAGGCCAGGCTTTGCATCAATTTTG GTACTTCTTCAGCGCATCACATGGCCTCGTGAGGATGACAACGATGATGAGGACTGTTCAGTTGAAACCAAATGCCGCATGTCAGGGTATCTACGACAGTTCATAGCTAATG CAACACCAACTGAATTGACCAACCTGGTCAAATTCTGGACCGGATGGGAGGTCCTACAACTGAGCCTCTCTCTGGAAGTCGTCGAGGGAAGATACCTAACAGCCTCCACCTGCTTTGAGACCTTGCGCATCCCAGGGCATTACAAGGACTACATGTCTTTTAAACATGACATCCTGGCATGTATTTGCACTTGCCATACAGGATTTGGTCTTGTCTGA
- the LOC134861770 gene encoding uncharacterized protein LOC134861770 isoform X2 yields the protein MSTNAGDGASGSHGDNILQSARRLVQLLSSSGQGAASGGVTNQHNREQRQTESLQTEMTRSFPGIFTRGRGKRRFPTASPVPAKRSKPLDVVFYLLPKQCEKTPKEQEQLVHMRAGLGRRTARLDESTTHEELCDALKVLFPKLGTVTGGWLLCRSSGGWGSRLSLVAPDDTGYTGMMLKSGTRGAKNLLIAPIQEELSTNPLPLTDEAFNNMPKAACQKCEVAVPLPLLIEHIKTCNVIDVDSEDNLANVDISLPEERKYMQECPVCTNMFPTDFIEVHASSCVERAGKEVMHESTVIEEEQAAMPGPSRSSAAVEDGWLTVSDPTKAISQCAESFRRIHEAKSPLLLSMDIRESPAEQDMALVSFYKRPNVEWGRPLNCRLEGDTAIGHGVTRFFFSTCMEKLRPGFASILLEGGSTLSDKDKQSVQDLAYAWDLPSLTDNNRRWLFEKLLIHAVIGRVTRQIKQLRRGIKETPMWTLVTQRPDTVALLFPKDTAGNVSAEVLLQRITWPREDDNDDEDCSVETKCRMSGYLRQFIANATPTELTNLVKFWTGWEVLQLSLSLEVVEGRYLTASTCFETLRIPGHYKDYMSFKHDILACICTCHTGFGLV from the exons ATGTCTACCAACGCGGGAGATGGTGCTTCG GGCAGTCATGGTGATAACATTTTGCAATCAGCCCGCCGCTTAGTTCAATTACTCAGTTCGTCTGGTCAAGGTGCAGCCAGTGGTGGCGTCACAAATCAACATAACAG agaacagagacagacagaatcACTTCAAACAGAAATGACCAG GTCCTTTCCAGGTATTTTCACCAGGGGCAGAGGGAAGAGGCGCTTTCCCACAGCAAGTCCTGTTCCTGCCAAGAGATCTAAACCATTGGATGTGGTTTTCTATTTGTTGCCAAAGCAATgtgaaaaaaccccaaaagagcAGGAACAATTAGTCCATATGCGTGCAGGACTGGGCCGTAGGACTGCTCGTTTAGATGAAAGCACAACACATGAAGAG TTATGTGATGCCCTCAAAGTTTTATTCCCAAAATTGGGAACAGTTACTGGTGGATGGCTGCTATGCAGATCTTCAG GTGGATGGGGTAGCCGACTGTCTCTTGTGGCTCCCGATGATACTGGCTATACAGGCATGATGTTGAAGTCTGGAACTCGTGGGGCTAAAAATCTACTCATAGCCCCAATTCAAGAAGAACTGAGTACAAATCCCCTACCACTAACTGATGAAGCATTCAACAACATGCCAAAAGCCGCATGCCAGAAGTGTGAAGTTGCTGTTCCCCTTCCGCTCCTGATAGAACACATCAAGACTTGTAATGTCATAGATGTTGACAGTGAAGATAACCTGGCTAATGTGGATATCAGTCTGCctgaagagagaaaat ATATGCAGGAATGTCCTGTCTGCACAAATATGTTTCCTACTGATTTCATCGAGGTACATGCTTCCTCATGTGTTGAAAG GGCAGGAAAAGAGGTGATGCATGAAAGCACTGTAATTGAGGAAGAGCAAGCAGCAATGCCTGGACCATCCAGAAGTTCTGCAGCTGTTGAAGATG GCTGGTTAACTGTCAGTGACCCCACCAAGGCCATATCTCAGTGTGCTGAAAGTTTTCGACGTATTCATGAAGCAAAGAGTCCCTTACTTCTCAGCATGGACATAAGAGAAAGCCCTGCTGAGCAGGACATGGCACTTGTCTCCTTCTATAAGCGACCTAATGTGGAGTGGGGACGACCCCTGAATTGCAGACTTGAAG GAGATACTGCTATTGGACATGGTGTAACTAGGTTCTTTTTCTCCACATGCATGGAGAAGCTGAGGCCAGGCTTTGCATCAATTTTG CTTGAGGGGGGATCCACACTGTCAGATAAGGATAAACAAAGTGTCCAGGACTTGGCCTATGCGTGGGACCTCCCTTCCCTAACTGACAACAACAGGAGGTGGCTTTTTGAAAAGCTATTGATACACGCA GTAATAGGACGTGTCACGAGGCAAATTAAGCAGCTGAGGCGAGGTATTAAAGAAACCCCTATGTGGACACTGGTGACCCAAAGACCTGACACAGTGGCCTTGCTTTTTCCTAAAGACACGGCGGGGAATGTCAGCGCTGAG GTACTTCTTCAGCGCATCACATGGCCTCGTGAGGATGACAACGATGATGAGGACTGTTCAGTTGAAACCAAATGCCGCATGTCAGGGTATCTACGACAGTTCATAGCTAATG CAACACCAACTGAATTGACCAACCTGGTCAAATTCTGGACCGGATGGGAGGTCCTACAACTGAGCCTCTCTCTGGAAGTCGTCGAGGGAAGATACCTAACAGCCTCCACCTGCTTTGAGACCTTGCGCATCCCAGGGCATTACAAGGACTACATGTCTTTTAAACATGACATCCTGGCATGTATTTGCACTTGCCATACAGGATTTGGTCTTGTCTGA
- the LOC134861770 gene encoding uncharacterized protein LOC134861770 isoform X6, with amino-acid sequence MSTNAGDGASGSHGDNILQSARRLVQLLSSSGQGAASGGVTNQHNREQRQTESLQTEMTRSFPGIFTRGRGKRRFPTASPVPAKRSKPLDVVFYLLPKQCEKTPKEQEQLVHMRAGLGRRTARLDESTTHEELCDALKVLFPKLGTVTGGWLLCRSSGGWGSRLSLVAPDDTGYTGMMLKSGTRGAKNLLIAPIQEELSTNPLPLTDEAFNNMPKAACQKCEVAVPLPLLIEHIKTCNVIDVDSEDNLANVDISLPEERKCWLTVSDPTKAISQCAESFRRIHEAKSPLLLSMDIRESPAEQDMALVSFYKRPNVEWGRPLNCRLEGDTAIGHGVTRFFFSTCMEKLRPGFASILLEGGSTLSDKDKQSVQDLAYAWDLPSLTDNNRRWLFEKLLIHAVIGRVTRQIKQLRRGIKETPMWTLVTQRPDTVALLFPKDTAGNVSAEVLLQRITWPREDDNDDEDCSVETKCRMSGYLRQFIANATPTELTNLVKFWTGWEVLQLSLSLEVVEGRYLTASTCFETLRIPGHYKDYMSFKHDILACICTCHTGFGLV; translated from the exons ATGTCTACCAACGCGGGAGATGGTGCTTCG GGCAGTCATGGTGATAACATTTTGCAATCAGCCCGCCGCTTAGTTCAATTACTCAGTTCGTCTGGTCAAGGTGCAGCCAGTGGTGGCGTCACAAATCAACATAACAG agaacagagacagacagaatcACTTCAAACAGAAATGACCAG GTCCTTTCCAGGTATTTTCACCAGGGGCAGAGGGAAGAGGCGCTTTCCCACAGCAAGTCCTGTTCCTGCCAAGAGATCTAAACCATTGGATGTGGTTTTCTATTTGTTGCCAAAGCAATgtgaaaaaaccccaaaagagcAGGAACAATTAGTCCATATGCGTGCAGGACTGGGCCGTAGGACTGCTCGTTTAGATGAAAGCACAACACATGAAGAG TTATGTGATGCCCTCAAAGTTTTATTCCCAAAATTGGGAACAGTTACTGGTGGATGGCTGCTATGCAGATCTTCAG GTGGATGGGGTAGCCGACTGTCTCTTGTGGCTCCCGATGATACTGGCTATACAGGCATGATGTTGAAGTCTGGAACTCGTGGGGCTAAAAATCTACTCATAGCCCCAATTCAAGAAGAACTGAGTACAAATCCCCTACCACTAACTGATGAAGCATTCAACAACATGCCAAAAGCCGCATGCCAGAAGTGTGAAGTTGCTGTTCCCCTTCCGCTCCTGATAGAACACATCAAGACTTGTAATGTCATAGATGTTGACAGTGAAGATAACCTGGCTAATGTGGATATCAGTCTGCctgaagagagaaaat GCTGGTTAACTGTCAGTGACCCCACCAAGGCCATATCTCAGTGTGCTGAAAGTTTTCGACGTATTCATGAAGCAAAGAGTCCCTTACTTCTCAGCATGGACATAAGAGAAAGCCCTGCTGAGCAGGACATGGCACTTGTCTCCTTCTATAAGCGACCTAATGTGGAGTGGGGACGACCCCTGAATTGCAGACTTGAAG GAGATACTGCTATTGGACATGGTGTAACTAGGTTCTTTTTCTCCACATGCATGGAGAAGCTGAGGCCAGGCTTTGCATCAATTTTG CTTGAGGGGGGATCCACACTGTCAGATAAGGATAAACAAAGTGTCCAGGACTTGGCCTATGCGTGGGACCTCCCTTCCCTAACTGACAACAACAGGAGGTGGCTTTTTGAAAAGCTATTGATACACGCA GTAATAGGACGTGTCACGAGGCAAATTAAGCAGCTGAGGCGAGGTATTAAAGAAACCCCTATGTGGACACTGGTGACCCAAAGACCTGACACAGTGGCCTTGCTTTTTCCTAAAGACACGGCGGGGAATGTCAGCGCTGAG GTACTTCTTCAGCGCATCACATGGCCTCGTGAGGATGACAACGATGATGAGGACTGTTCAGTTGAAACCAAATGCCGCATGTCAGGGTATCTACGACAGTTCATAGCTAATG CAACACCAACTGAATTGACCAACCTGGTCAAATTCTGGACCGGATGGGAGGTCCTACAACTGAGCCTCTCTCTGGAAGTCGTCGAGGGAAGATACCTAACAGCCTCCACCTGCTTTGAGACCTTGCGCATCCCAGGGCATTACAAGGACTACATGTCTTTTAAACATGACATCCTGGCATGTATTTGCACTTGCCATACAGGATTTGGTCTTGTCTGA